A region of Silurus meridionalis isolate SWU-2019-XX chromosome 17, ASM1480568v1, whole genome shotgun sequence DNA encodes the following proteins:
- the LOC124399937 gene encoding chymotrypsin-like elastase family member 2A, with product MLISYSTFTMKLLILALFVVGAYACGRPTFPPIVNRVVGGDDVRANSWPWQISLKYKSGSSYYHTCGGTLIADQWVLTAAHCIGSRTYRVYMGKHSLNTENEKGSIEMDVEKIFVHEQWDSQRIRNDIALIKLKSRVQISDSIMPACLPENGLVLPGETPCYVTGWGRLWTGGPIADILQQALLPIVSHATCSKPDWWSNLVTEKMVCAGGDGQLASCNGDSGGPLNCQRSDGAWFVHGVVSFGSSMGCNYYKKPSVFTLVSAYIPWINNVMTTN from the exons ATGTTGATCAGCTACAGTACATTCACCATGAAGCTCTTGATCTTGGCTCTGTTCGTTGTTGGTG CCTATGCATGTGGGCGTCCCACCTTTCCACCCATTGTGAACAGGGTggttggtggtgatgatgttagAGCCAACAGCTGGCCATGGCAG ATCTCACTTAAATACAAGAGTGGCTCTAGCTATTACCACACATGTGGAGGAACCCTGATTGCTGACCAGTGGGTTCTTACTGCAGCTCACTGCATTGG CAGTCGAACCTACAGAGTGTATATGGGCAAACACAGCCTcaacactgaaaatgaaaaaggctCAATTGAAATGGATGTTGAGAAGATCTTTGTTCATGAACAGTGGGACTCTCAGAGAATCAG AAATGACATTGCCTTGATCAAGCTAAAGAGCCGTGTGCAGATTTCTGACAGCATCatgcctgcctgtctgcctgaGAACGGACTGGTTCTTCCTGGTGAAACCCCCTGCTATGTCACTGGCTGGGGTCGCCTCTGGA CTGGAGGTCCCATTGCAGATATCTTGCAGCAGGCTCTGCTCCCCATCGTCAGTCATGCTACCTGCAGTAAGCCTGACTGGTGGAGCAATCTGGTCACTGAGAAAATGGTGTGTGCTGGAGGAGATGGTCAGCTTGCTAGCTGCAAT GGAGACTCTGGTGGTCCTCTGAACTGTCAGAGATCTGATGGTGCCTGGTTTGTTCATGGTGTGGTAAGCTTTGGCTCCAGCATGGGCTGCAACTACTACAAGAAGCCTTCCGTTTTCACCCTTGTCTCTGCTTACATCCCCTGGATCAACAAT GTAATGACCACAAACTAA
- the alas2 gene encoding 5-aminolevulinate synthase, erythroid-specific, mitochondrial, whose amino-acid sequence MSAFLHRCPYLKSSSGPALRHVGGILGMAERCPVIVRRISAQSTQGQDEKGLLSHTESKRSLATSAAQVAVSMTNSCPFVSSKIGLVKASPRIQEDVHSALPPISEEEVSSGVVSSVFSGLQGLRSPFPSHLLKDNIVGSSFDYDDFFTQKILEKRNDHTYRIFKTVNRFAEVFPFGEDCSVPGRLGSQVSVWCSNDYLGMSRHPRVIKAIWDILEKNGAGAGGTRNISGTSYYHVALEKELALLHQKDAALVFSSCFVANDSTLFTLAKMLPGCEIYSDMGNHASMIQGIRNSGAKRFIFRHNDARHLEELLSRSDPKTPKIVAFETVHSMDGAICPLEELCDVAHKYGALTFVDEVHAVGLYGPHGAGVGERDGIMHKIDIVSGTLGKAFGCVGGYVASTAALVDTVRSYAAGFIFTTSLPPMVLAGALESVRVLMSSEGQALRRAHQRNVKHMRQLLLDAGLPVVNCPSHIIPIRVGNAEKNSKVCDILLEKHNIYVQAINYPTVPRGEELLRLAPSPFHNPIMMDYFVEKLLEVWQEVGLPLNGPATASCTFCDRPLYFDLMSEWEKSYFGNMEPTYITVAAQ is encoded by the exons ATGTCTGCCTTTCTGCATCGCTGTCCGTACTTAAAGTCCTCTTCGGGTCCGGCGCTGAGACATGTGGGGGGGATTTTAGGGATGGCTGAACGGTGCCCCGTCATTGTCCGCCGGATTAGCGCACAGTCTACTCAAGGACAGGATGAAAaag GTCTGCTGTCGCATACTGAATCCAAACGTTCCCTGGCTACATCTGCTGCTCAGGTTGCTGTGTCCATGACCAACTCCTGTCCATTTGTCTCCTCTAAGATTGGACTAGTTAAAGCCAGCCCTCGGATTCAGGAGGATGTCCACTCAGCACTGCCTCCTATTTCAGAGGAGGAAGTCAGTTCAG GAGTGGTGAGTTCTGTGTTTAGTGGCTTACAGGGCCTTCGGTCACCTTTCCCATCCCACCTTCTCAAGGACAATATTG TTGGATCCAGTTTTGACTATGATGACTTCTTCACCCAGAAAATCTTGGAAAAAAGGAATGACCACACCTACCGTATTTTTAAGACAGTGAATCGGTTTGCAGAGGTTTTTCCCTTTGGTGAGGATTGTTCTGTTCCAGGACGCCTTGGCTCACAAGTCTCTGTTTGGTGCAGCAACGATTACTTGGGAATGAGTCGCCATCCACGCGTCATTAAAGCAATATG ggacattttggaaaaaaatggtgCAGGAGCAGGTGGCACCAGGAACATCTCTGGGACAAGTTACTACCATGTGGCTCTTGAGAAAGAACTGGCTCTTCTTCACCAAAAAGATGCAGCCCTTGTCTTCTCCTCATGCTTTGTGGCCAATGATTCCACCCTCTTCACTCTAGCTAAAATGCTTCCAG GATGTGAGATCTATTCAGACATGGGGAACCATGCCTCCATGATTCAGGGCATCAGGAACAGTGGAGCGAAGCGTTTCATCTTCCGTCACAATGATGCAAGACATCTAGAAGAGCTGCTCAGCCGCTCTGATCCAAAGACACCTAAGATTGTGGCATTTGAGACAGTGCACTCCATGGATG GTGCTATCTGCCCTCTGGAGGAGCTGTGTGATGTCGCACACAAATATGGTGCTCTCACTTTTGTGGATGAAGTTCATGCAGTCGGACTATATGGACCGCATGGAGCAGGTGTCGGTGAGAGAGATGGCATCATGCACAAGATTGATATTGTCTCTGGTACACTGG GTAAGGCATTTGGCTGTGTAGGGGGCTACGTGGCCAGCACTGCTGCACTGGTGGACACAGTGCGATCTTATGCAGCAGGCTTCATCTTTACTACATCATTGCCTCCCATGGTGCTGGCTGGAGCTCTGGAGTCTGTACGGGTTCTGATGAGCTCAGAGGGTCAGGCTTTGCGCCGAGCTCACCAGAGGAATGTCAAACACATGAGGCAGCTTTTGTTGGATGCAGGTCTGCCAGTTGTCAATTGCCCAAGCCACATAATCCCAATAAGG GTTGGCAATGCAGAGAAAAACTCCAAAGTGTGTGACATTCTACTGGAGAAACACAACATCTATGTACAGGCGATAAACTACCCTACTGTGCCACGTGGAGAAGAGCTTTTGCGTTTGGCACCATCCCCTTTTCATAATCCCATCATGATGGACTATTTTGTGG agAAATTACTGGAAGTATGGCAGGAAGTTGGACTGCCACTCAATGGCCCTGCAACAGCCTCCTGCACTTTTTGTGACCGTCCCCTTTACTTTGACCTCATGAGTGAGTGGGAGAAAAGTTACTTCGGCAACATGGAACCAACATATATTACAGTTGCAGCACAATAA
- the LOC124399938 gene encoding chymotrypsin-like elastase family member 2A gives MMKFVVLAVLVVGVYGCGLPTFPPILKRVVGGEDVRPHSWPWQISLQYTSSGNWYHTCGGTLISDQWVLTAAHCISKTRTYRVNLGKHSLKLEEDGSLAIAAGKIIVHEKWNSLFIRNDIALVKLETPVSSTDTITPACLPEDGFILPNDAPCYVTGWGRMKTGGPIADVLQQALLPVVDFATCTKPDWWGSQVKDTMVCAGGDGIVSGCNGDSGGPLNCQNADGAWEVHGIVSFGSGLSCNYLKKPTVFTQVSSYINWISTTMASN, from the exons ATGATGAAATTTGTGGTCCTCGCCGTTCTGGTTGTTGGAG TTTATGGGTGTGGTTTGCCCACCTTTCCTCCCATTCTGAAGAGGGTTGTGGGTGGTGAGGATGTCCGTCCCCACAGCTGGCCCTGGCAG ATCTCCCTCCAGTATACCAGCAGTGGCAACTGGTACCACACTTGTGGAGGAACTCTGATCTCTGACCAGTGGGTTCTGACCGCTGCTCACTGCATTAG CAAGACTAGAACCTACAGAGTCAACCTTGGCAAACACAGCCTGAAGTTGGAAGAGGATGGTTCTCTGGCAATTGCGGCTGGCAAGATTATCGTCCATGAGAAGTGGAATTCTTTGTTTATCCG TAATGACATCGCCCTGGTGAAACTGGAGACCCCTGTTTCTTCCACTGACACCATcacacctgcatgtcttcctgaGGATGGTTTTATTCTGCCCAATGATGCTCCCTGCTATGTCACTGGCTGGGGACGCATGAAGA CTGGAGGCCCCATTGCTGATGTCCTGCAACAGGCTCTGCTCCCTGTGGTTGACTTTGCTACCTGCACTAAACCTGACTGGTGGGGAAGTCAAGTTAAGGACACCATGGTCTGTGCTGGAGGAGATGGCATTGTGTCTGGCTGCAAT GGTGATTCTGGTGGCCCCCTGAACTGCCAGAATGCTGATGGTGCCTGGGAAGTCCATGGTATTGTGAGCTTTGGCTCTGGCCTGAGCTGCAACTACCTCAAGAAGCCCACAGTCTTCACTCAAGTCAGCTCCTACATCAACTGGATCAGCACT actATGGCCAGCAATTAA